Proteins encoded within one genomic window of Prosthecobacter fusiformis:
- a CDS encoding cation-translocating P-type ATPase: MMKPNSNLASSDWHKLETSEVTRLLRSDCKHGLTDEEVKKRQKKYGPNSISARAGTPGWKRFLQQFNQPLVYLLVGASVITALLQEWVDSGVIFGVVLANAIIGYIQESKAEKAIDALNSLVITEATVRRDGRKARVPSSQLVPGDVVLLQSGDRTPADLRLFEVNSLQVDESALTGESVPVQKHADVLGHDVVLADRKNQAFAGTSVTYGTAQGLVSAIGDKTETGRIAWLISETVELSTPLTRKISAFSQLLLWVILGLSVVTFAVGVGRGEPPVEMFMASVALAVGAIPEGLPAAVTIVLAIGVSRMAKRRAIIRKLPAVETLGSTTVVCSDKTGTLTENQMTVQRVYAGGQDYQITGVGYEPRGDVLDAVGSKIDLAVHPALLECLRAGVLCNDSQLVIEEGRHLMQGDPTEAAMLVAGAKAGLDHETSMQDSPRHSMIPFESQHMFRATLHEHESGRVIYKVGAVERLLERCSDMLGSEDKPVALDKEAVRTAVEKMASQGMRVLAFARSHQVPLEGDLSHDHVKGGMTFLGLQGMIDPPRPEAIAAVANCRRAGILVKMITGDHALTARAIAEKLGIADGDGVQTMTGQELEKISDVDLPAIAHRVEVFARVAPEQKLRLVRALQSYGHVVAMTGDGVNDAPALKQADIGIAMGITGTDVAKGAADMVLIDDNFATIQAAVEEGRGVFDNLRKFIVWTLPTNLGEGSIILVSIFFGLTLPVLPVQLLWVNMTTAVFLGLMLVFEPNEPDLMQRSPRDPKRPLLTFPLFMRTGLISLIMICGAFWLFFNEMNTGGQTEAAARTAVINVIVMVEIAYLFSCRSLNHSLFSIGLWTNRLAILGALGMVGAQLLFTYAPVMNKLFHTQPLGGGSWVKILIVTLLSFAAVEFEKWVRFGGGRGKDTLPE; encoded by the coding sequence ATGATGAAACCTAACTCTAATCTCGCTTCCAGCGACTGGCATAAGCTCGAAACTTCCGAAGTCACCCGCTTGCTCAGATCGGATTGCAAACACGGTCTCACTGACGAGGAGGTGAAGAAACGGCAAAAGAAGTATGGGCCTAACAGCATCTCTGCTCGCGCGGGCACACCAGGGTGGAAGCGCTTTCTTCAGCAGTTCAACCAGCCGCTGGTTTATCTCCTGGTGGGGGCTTCTGTCATCACGGCTCTGCTTCAGGAATGGGTGGATTCCGGCGTCATTTTTGGCGTGGTTTTGGCCAATGCCATCATTGGTTATATCCAGGAATCCAAGGCTGAAAAAGCCATTGATGCACTGAACAGCCTGGTCATTACCGAGGCGACCGTGCGTCGCGATGGAAGGAAGGCGCGCGTGCCTTCTTCACAACTGGTGCCTGGAGATGTCGTGCTGCTGCAAAGCGGCGACCGGACACCTGCTGATCTCCGGTTGTTTGAAGTCAACAGCCTTCAAGTGGATGAGTCTGCCCTCACGGGTGAATCCGTGCCGGTGCAAAAGCACGCGGATGTATTAGGCCACGATGTTGTCCTGGCAGACAGGAAGAATCAGGCCTTCGCAGGCACCTCAGTGACCTATGGCACCGCGCAAGGCCTCGTCTCCGCGATTGGAGACAAGACAGAGACAGGGCGCATCGCTTGGCTAATTTCGGAAACGGTGGAGCTATCCACGCCTTTAACCCGCAAAATTTCTGCCTTCAGCCAGTTGCTTCTTTGGGTCATTCTTGGCCTCTCCGTCGTGACCTTTGCCGTGGGCGTAGGGCGCGGTGAGCCACCGGTGGAGATGTTCATGGCCTCCGTTGCGCTGGCTGTCGGTGCCATCCCGGAGGGGCTGCCTGCAGCAGTCACTATCGTGCTGGCGATTGGCGTCAGCCGCATGGCCAAACGCCGTGCCATCATCCGCAAACTGCCCGCTGTGGAAACCCTCGGCAGCACGACCGTGGTATGCTCCGACAAAACGGGCACGCTCACTGAGAACCAGATGACCGTGCAGCGTGTCTATGCAGGCGGGCAGGATTACCAGATCACCGGGGTCGGTTATGAACCGCGCGGGGACGTGCTGGATGCAGTGGGATCTAAAATCGATCTCGCTGTGCATCCGGCTCTGTTGGAATGCTTGCGCGCAGGGGTGCTATGCAACGATTCACAGCTTGTTATTGAAGAAGGACGTCACCTCATGCAAGGGGATCCGACAGAGGCAGCCATGCTGGTGGCGGGAGCCAAAGCCGGTCTGGACCATGAGACTTCCATGCAGGATTCGCCGCGCCATAGCATGATCCCCTTTGAATCCCAGCATATGTTTCGTGCCACACTGCATGAGCACGAAAGTGGACGGGTGATTTATAAAGTTGGGGCCGTGGAGCGTCTTTTGGAGCGCTGTTCCGACATGCTCGGCAGCGAAGACAAACCAGTTGCTTTGGATAAAGAAGCCGTCCGAACCGCTGTGGAAAAGATGGCTTCTCAGGGCATGCGCGTCCTCGCATTTGCCCGCAGTCATCAGGTTCCTCTAGAAGGTGATCTGTCGCATGATCATGTGAAGGGAGGCATGACTTTTTTAGGCCTTCAGGGCATGATTGATCCACCCCGTCCCGAGGCGATTGCGGCGGTGGCGAACTGCCGGCGTGCGGGCATCCTGGTCAAGATGATCACGGGTGACCACGCCCTGACAGCCAGGGCCATCGCGGAAAAGCTGGGCATCGCCGACGGTGATGGTGTGCAGACGATGACCGGCCAGGAACTGGAAAAAATTAGTGATGTGGATCTTCCGGCCATCGCCCATCGGGTGGAGGTCTTCGCCCGCGTCGCCCCAGAGCAGAAGCTGCGCCTTGTGAGAGCCTTGCAGTCTTATGGCCACGTCGTCGCCATGACTGGTGATGGGGTTAATGATGCTCCTGCGCTGAAACAGGCGGACATCGGCATCGCCATGGGTATCACGGGTACGGATGTGGCCAAAGGGGCTGCAGATATGGTGCTCATTGATGATAACTTCGCCACGATCCAAGCTGCTGTGGAAGAAGGCAGGGGAGTCTTTGACAACCTGCGTAAATTCATTGTGTGGACGCTGCCAACGAACTTGGGTGAAGGATCCATCATCCTGGTCTCCATCTTCTTTGGACTCACGCTGCCAGTGCTGCCTGTTCAGCTCCTTTGGGTGAACATGACCACGGCGGTCTTTCTGGGGCTGATGCTCGTCTTTGAGCCCAATGAGCCTGACCTCATGCAGCGGTCTCCACGCGACCCAAAACGTCCTTTGCTTACATTCCCGCTTTTCATGCGCACAGGCTTGATTTCATTAATCATGATCTGCGGTGCCTTTTGGTTATTCTTTAATGAAATGAACACCGGAGGCCAGACAGAGGCAGCAGCTCGCACAGCGGTCATCAATGTCATCGTGATGGTGGAGATCGCCTATCTTTTTAGCTGCCGTTCCTTGAACCACTCGCTCTTTTCCATCGGCCTGTGGACCAACCGCCTCGCGATTCTCGGTGCACTTGGGATGGTGGGTGCCCAGTTGCTCTTCACTTATGCGCCGGTCATGAACAAGCTTTTTCATACCCAGCCTTTAGGGGGTGGATCTTGGGTGAAAATTCTCATTGTCACCCTGCTCTCCTTTGCGGCAGTGGAGTTTGAAAAATGGGTCCGCTTTGGTGGTGGGCGAGGCAAAGACACCCTACCTGAATAA
- a CDS encoding NAD(P)-dependent oxidoreductase → MSVAFFDTKPYDREAVLAAPGSDAVDWIFHDFRLTAETASTASGADAVCVFVNDKLDRPCLEKLAAAGVKLAALRCAGFNQVDLPAARELGIAVTRVPAYSPHAVAEHAVTLLMTLNRKIHRAYNRVREHNFSLAGLVGFDLYGKTVGIVGTGKIGRCTAQIFRGFGTRVLAHDPFPVDEWATSNSIEYTSLETLLKESDVVSLHLPLTPETHHLLNRETLAQMKPGAYLVNSSRGKLVDTVELIESLKSGHLGGVALDVYEEEEGIFFEDLSGHVLQDDTLALLVSLPNVLITSHQAFLTQEALGEIARVTVANINAVKDSSFLPGTVLT, encoded by the coding sequence ATCTCCGTCGCCTTTTTCGATACTAAACCCTATGACCGCGAAGCGGTTCTAGCAGCCCCTGGCAGCGATGCTGTGGACTGGATTTTCCACGATTTTCGCCTCACGGCAGAAACAGCATCCACTGCTTCTGGAGCTGACGCCGTCTGTGTTTTTGTGAATGATAAGCTGGACCGTCCTTGTCTGGAAAAACTGGCCGCCGCGGGTGTCAAGCTTGCTGCTCTTCGCTGTGCAGGTTTCAACCAAGTGGACCTGCCTGCTGCGCGTGAGCTGGGCATCGCAGTCACCCGTGTGCCTGCGTATTCACCTCATGCAGTAGCGGAGCACGCCGTCACTCTTTTGATGACGCTCAATCGCAAGATCCATCGGGCATATAACCGCGTGCGTGAGCATAATTTCTCTCTCGCTGGGCTTGTCGGATTTGATCTCTATGGCAAGACGGTTGGCATTGTGGGCACCGGAAAAATCGGACGTTGCACAGCCCAGATCTTTCGGGGCTTCGGCACCCGTGTTCTCGCTCATGATCCTTTTCCCGTTGACGAATGGGCCACCTCCAACAGCATCGAATATACGTCTCTGGAAACCTTGCTGAAGGAAAGCGACGTCGTTTCCCTTCACCTTCCGCTGACTCCGGAAACCCATCATCTGCTGAACCGCGAAACCCTGGCGCAAATGAAGCCGGGTGCCTATCTGGTCAATTCCAGTCGCGGTAAACTGGTGGACACCGTTGAACTTATCGAATCACTCAAATCAGGCCACCTTGGAGGCGTGGCGTTGGATGTGTATGAGGAGGAAGAAGGCATCTTTTTTGAAGATCTGTCCGGCCACGTACTTCAGGATGATACCCTGGCCCTGCTGGTTTCGTTGCCCAATGTCCTCATCACCTCTCACCAGGCGTTTCTAACACAAGAGGCCTTGGGTGAAATCGCCCGCGTGACCGTGGCCAATATCAACGCTGTGAAAGATAGCAGCTTCCTTCCAGGTACCGTGCTCACTTGA
- a CDS encoding AraC family transcriptional regulator — protein MSATEQADYFSTQVVRTRRFYLPDWKERQRERGGLCLVGGGCEWCAPDFVVDRQTFPFLAFEFVSRGKGQVTLANRMQELGTGHAFFFDPNTAHVIRSDADDPLVKYFFNFTGSRASALLEELGLGAGSLIRVLDASRVISLLEEVIDHALRGGRLGLRAASAALEHALVLCADSRQPATTKLDPAYATYLRCRGHILRNYPVLANIEEAARHCHVSAAYLTRLFKRYDEETPLACLTRLKLSQAAIKLRQPDAQVKAVASELGYKSAAHFSRAFKAWSGRSPTDIRLDG, from the coding sequence ATGTCAGCCACTGAACAAGCCGATTATTTCTCCACCCAGGTGGTGCGTACGCGGCGTTTTTACCTGCCCGACTGGAAGGAACGCCAGCGTGAGCGAGGTGGCCTATGCCTGGTGGGGGGAGGCTGTGAATGGTGCGCACCAGACTTCGTGGTGGACCGCCAGACCTTTCCATTTCTTGCTTTCGAATTTGTATCTCGCGGCAAAGGGCAGGTGACGCTGGCCAACCGCATGCAGGAGCTGGGCACGGGCCATGCCTTCTTTTTTGATCCGAACACCGCTCATGTCATCCGCTCCGATGCGGATGATCCTTTGGTGAAATACTTTTTCAATTTCACCGGTTCCCGCGCCAGCGCCTTGCTGGAGGAACTGGGCCTCGGTGCCGGATCCCTCATCCGGGTACTGGACGCCAGCCGTGTCATCAGCCTGCTGGAGGAGGTCATTGACCATGCCTTGCGCGGGGGCCGCCTGGGACTACGCGCTGCCAGTGCTGCACTGGAGCACGCGCTGGTTCTTTGTGCGGACAGCCGCCAGCCTGCGACGACCAAACTGGACCCTGCCTATGCGACCTACCTGCGCTGCCGGGGCCACATTTTGAGGAACTACCCCGTGCTGGCGAACATTGAGGAAGCAGCCCGCCACTGTCATGTCTCAGCGGCTTATCTGACGCGTCTTTTCAAACGTTACGATGAGGAGACGCCTCTTGCCTGCCTCACCCGGCTAAAGCTTTCTCAAGCCGCGATCAAGCTGCGTCAACCGGATGCTCAGGTGAAAGCGGTGGCCAGTGAGCTGGGCTATAAAAGTGCCGCCCACTTCTCCCGCGCCTTCAAAGCGTGGAGCGGCCGCTCGCCAACGGACATCCGCCTGGATGGTTGA
- a CDS encoding sigma-70 family RNA polymerase sigma factor, which yields MLPDHASEAPHERHAEFVAVLTATHGKLMGYLMSLLGRRQDAEDVLQRASVLMWQKFATFEPGTDFMAWASTICFYEAKNFIRLAARSPVYFDDDLLATLGSERLEDLPARESRIQALETCLGKLGREDQQLIRAAYLDSSARGITELAVKMNRAPQTLYNKLNHLRRMLAECVQRQLQEEHA from the coding sequence ATGCTACCCGACCATGCTTCCGAGGCACCGCATGAACGCCATGCGGAATTCGTTGCCGTGCTCACGGCAACGCATGGAAAGTTGATGGGGTATTTGATGAGCCTGCTAGGTCGCCGACAGGACGCTGAAGACGTACTCCAACGTGCCAGCGTACTAATGTGGCAGAAGTTTGCCACCTTTGAGCCTGGCACTGATTTTATGGCCTGGGCCAGCACGATTTGTTTCTACGAGGCCAAGAATTTCATTCGCCTCGCCGCCCGCTCCCCCGTGTATTTTGACGATGACCTGCTCGCCACTCTGGGGAGTGAACGCCTGGAGGATTTACCTGCGCGCGAATCGCGCATCCAAGCTCTGGAAACTTGCTTGGGGAAACTTGGCCGTGAAGATCAGCAACTCATCCGAGCGGCTTATCTGGACAGTTCGGCCAGAGGAATCACTGAACTGGCCGTCAAAATGAATCGGGCACCGCAGACCCTCTACAATAAGCTCAACCATCTGCGCCGCATGCTTGCCGAATGCGTGCAGCGTCAGCTCCAGGAGGAACACGCATGA
- a CDS encoding sialidase family protein yields MTLRSLLILPCLFGLPYLAAAADPAILKSEFIYDTGPYPQIHATTIVETPTGLVSAWFGGTRERDPDVGIWVSRFVDGKWTTSVEVANGIQHTLSDGTVVRHPTWNPVLFQPKDGPLMLFYKAGPTPQTWWGMLTVSNDGGKTWEQPRRLPEGILGPVKNKPVQLPDGSILCPTSEESPEKDPKEKKDVWTAHFERTRDFGKTWERTKPLHDGMQIQAIQPSILFLGGDKLLALGRSRQEKVFEIRSDDGGKTWGEMSLGTLPNNNSGTDAVTLKDGTHLIIYNHIGGTPGKWGGKRTPLNISASKDGRTWQAALVMESAPGEYSYPSIIQTSDGLVHVTYTWKRQKVKHVVIDPSKLTLRGFVDGQWPE; encoded by the coding sequence ATGACTCTGAGATCCTTGCTCATCCTTCCTTGTTTGTTCGGGCTTCCCTATCTCGCTGCTGCCGCTGATCCAGCTATCCTGAAATCCGAATTCATCTACGATACCGGGCCTTATCCTCAGATCCATGCGACGACGATCGTGGAGACTCCCACAGGTCTCGTTTCAGCCTGGTTTGGGGGTACTCGTGAAAGGGATCCCGATGTGGGCATCTGGGTCTCCCGCTTTGTGGATGGAAAGTGGACAACCAGTGTGGAGGTGGCCAACGGCATTCAACACACCCTTTCTGACGGCACAGTGGTGCGTCATCCGACATGGAATCCAGTGCTGTTTCAGCCCAAGGATGGCCCCCTCATGCTGTTTTACAAAGCTGGGCCGACCCCGCAGACCTGGTGGGGCATGCTGACTGTCTCCAATGATGGAGGCAAAACTTGGGAACAGCCCCGGCGCTTGCCCGAAGGCATCCTGGGCCCGGTCAAAAACAAACCTGTCCAATTGCCCGATGGCAGCATCCTCTGCCCCACCAGCGAAGAATCTCCTGAAAAGGACCCCAAAGAGAAAAAGGATGTCTGGACTGCCCACTTCGAGCGCACCCGTGACTTCGGCAAGACCTGGGAACGCACGAAACCCCTACATGACGGAATGCAGATCCAGGCCATCCAGCCAAGCATTCTTTTCCTCGGTGGTGACAAACTGCTCGCACTAGGCCGATCACGTCAGGAAAAGGTCTTTGAAATCCGCAGTGACGACGGCGGCAAAACCTGGGGTGAGATGAGTCTTGGAACCCTGCCTAACAATAACTCCGGCACGGATGCCGTGACGCTAAAGGACGGCACCCACCTCATCATCTACAACCACATCGGCGGCACGCCCGGCAAATGGGGTGGCAAACGCACACCGCTGAACATTTCCGCATCGAAAGACGGCCGCACCTGGCAGGCAGCCCTGGTCATGGAGAGCGCTCCTGGGGAATACAGCTACCCATCTATCATCCAGACCAGCGATGGACTGGTACATGTGACTTACACCTGGAAACGACAGAAAGTGAAACATGTGGTCATCGACCCTTCCAAGCTGACGCTTCGCGGTTTTGTCGATGGCCAGTGGCCTGAGTAA
- a CDS encoding SDR family oxidoreductase, which produces MNLHDQICVITGAARGIGLATAHALIGRGARVVLVDLDFSALSEALNHLPESQALAITADVSRGEDVARIVTETTAHWGDISVWINNAGLARHRWITDYTEGEIDIMLDVNLKGTILGCQAALRAMIPRRNGHIVNVISTASLRGIPSETVYCAAKWGVRGFTQGLAEEAAAHRIRVTAILPGGVDTAFWDEASTRSAPKQLFLKPEHIADGILRCLEMDDFCVPRELVLRSLDDSDFSVKPE; this is translated from the coding sequence ATGAATCTTCACGATCAAATCTGCGTCATCACCGGGGCCGCACGCGGCATCGGACTTGCTACAGCTCACGCGCTCATCGGCCGGGGTGCCAGGGTAGTCTTGGTTGACCTCGACTTTAGTGCGCTTTCGGAGGCCTTGAATCACCTGCCGGAAAGCCAGGCCCTGGCCATCACCGCCGATGTGAGCCGGGGAGAGGACGTGGCTCGCATCGTGACTGAAACCACCGCCCACTGGGGTGACATCTCTGTGTGGATCAACAATGCTGGTCTGGCCCGCCATCGGTGGATCACCGACTACACCGAAGGCGAGATTGACATCATGCTGGACGTAAATCTTAAAGGAACCATCCTCGGCTGCCAGGCAGCTTTGCGTGCCATGATCCCCCGCCGAAACGGTCACATCGTCAATGTCATCTCGACCGCCAGCCTGCGAGGCATCCCAAGCGAGACGGTTTATTGTGCGGCCAAATGGGGCGTGCGTGGTTTTACTCAAGGCCTTGCCGAAGAAGCCGCCGCCCACCGTATCCGCGTCACCGCTATCTTGCCTGGCGGTGTGGATACGGCCTTCTGGGATGAGGCCTCCACCCGCAGTGCCCCCAAACAGCTCTTCCTCAAACCTGAACACATCGCCGACGGTATCCTACGCTGTCTGGAGATGGATGACTTCTGTGTGCCTCGCGAGCTCGTTCTGCGCTCCTTGGATGACAGTGACTTCTCAGTGAAGCCGGAGTGA
- a CDS encoding dihydrodipicolinate synthase family protein — protein sequence MSLPQPIRGIIPPLVTPLSGRDTLDVAGLERLIEHLITGGVHGLFILGTTGEAPSLSYRLRRELIERTCKLVKDRVPVLVGITDTAFVESVNLAQYSAEQGVSAVVTAPPYYFPAAPPELQQYIQDLVAEMPLPMFLYNMPGLTKVSFDIELVRRALDMPGICGVKDSSCDMIYFHRLIEVARQRPEWSILVGPEELTAEAVLLGGHGGINGGANLHPSLYVKMYDAAAAQDLPLTRQLHAQVMSLAGSIYTVGRHKSAIIKGIKCGLSLLGICDDQMAEPFQRFNAPEREMIRERLCTLGLIE from the coding sequence ATGTCACTACCCCAACCTATTCGCGGGATCATCCCGCCCCTGGTCACGCCTTTGTCTGGACGCGATACCCTAGATGTCGCCGGCCTGGAGCGTCTGATTGAGCACCTCATCACCGGCGGTGTGCATGGCCTGTTTATTCTCGGCACCACAGGGGAAGCCCCCAGCCTGAGCTATCGGCTGCGGCGGGAGCTGATCGAGCGCACCTGCAAGCTGGTCAAAGACCGGGTGCCTGTACTCGTGGGTATCACAGACACGGCTTTTGTGGAGAGTGTGAATCTGGCGCAATACTCTGCCGAACAAGGCGTGAGCGCCGTGGTGACAGCCCCACCTTATTATTTCCCGGCGGCTCCCCCAGAGCTTCAGCAGTATATCCAGGATCTGGTGGCCGAGATGCCCCTGCCCATGTTCCTCTACAACATGCCAGGCCTGACCAAGGTGAGCTTTGACATCGAACTCGTCCGCCGTGCACTGGACATGCCAGGCATCTGCGGAGTCAAGGACAGCTCCTGCGACATGATTTATTTCCACCGCCTTATTGAGGTGGCCCGCCAGCGGCCCGAATGGAGCATCCTCGTCGGTCCTGAAGAATTGACGGCGGAAGCCGTGCTCCTGGGCGGTCACGGCGGCATCAATGGTGGTGCCAACCTGCACCCCAGCCTTTACGTAAAAATGTATGACGCTGCTGCGGCCCAGGACCTGCCCCTCACTCGTCAGCTCCATGCGCAAGTCATGAGCCTGGCGGGTAGCATTTACACCGTCGGCCGCCACAAGAGCGCCATCATCAAGGGCATCAAATGCGGACTGTCCCTCCTGGGCATTTGCGATGACCAGATGGCCGAGCCCTTCCAACGCTTCAATGCTCCTGAACGCGAGATGATCCGTGAAAGACTGTGCACCCTCGGTCTGATTGAGTGA
- a CDS encoding sialidase family protein yields the protein MKHLLSALLLSVTSLSIAEQPGIVKTEFIFDPAPHPQCHSSTIVETPTGLVAAWFGGTKEGNPDVGIWLSRHLEGAWTPPVEVANGAETEDPRVNCLNPVLFQVPKGPLLLFYKTGKWWAYKKESKDGGATWSRPERLYNGLFGPVKNKPVILADGSILSPTSVEIPSPQGPSWRVHFERSVNGGKSWEYIGPVNDGHEIQAIQPSILFHPGNKLQALGRTQQGRLFEIWSEDGGLSWGKMSLMALPNNNSGTDAVTLKDGRHLLVYNHTGNREGSTKGARSPLNLSLSMDGKLWEATLVLENEPNREFSYPAIIQTADGLVHITYTWRREFIKHVVVDPAKLTCKPIVKGAWPQ from the coding sequence ATGAAACATCTGTTATCGGCCCTTCTCTTATCGGTCACGTCATTGTCAATTGCAGAGCAGCCTGGCATCGTCAAAACCGAGTTCATCTTTGATCCCGCCCCCCATCCACAATGCCACTCCTCAACCATTGTGGAAACGCCAACGGGTCTGGTGGCCGCCTGGTTTGGGGGAACCAAGGAAGGCAATCCGGATGTGGGCATCTGGCTGTCCCGGCACCTGGAGGGTGCATGGACTCCACCGGTGGAAGTGGCCAATGGGGCAGAGACCGAAGACCCTAGGGTAAACTGTCTGAACCCCGTGCTGTTCCAGGTTCCCAAAGGTCCACTCCTGCTGTTTTACAAGACGGGCAAGTGGTGGGCGTACAAGAAGGAATCCAAAGATGGCGGAGCCACCTGGTCCAGGCCTGAACGTCTCTACAACGGATTGTTTGGGCCGGTGAAAAACAAGCCTGTCATCCTGGCGGATGGTTCCATCCTCAGTCCGACCAGTGTCGAAATTCCATCGCCCCAGGGGCCTTCGTGGCGGGTGCATTTTGAGCGCAGTGTCAATGGCGGCAAATCCTGGGAATACATCGGCCCGGTCAATGATGGCCACGAAATTCAGGCCATCCAGCCAAGCATCCTTTTTCATCCAGGCAACAAGCTGCAAGCCTTGGGCCGAACTCAGCAAGGCAGGCTCTTCGAAATCTGGTCTGAGGACGGCGGCCTGAGCTGGGGTAAGATGTCCTTGATGGCCCTGCCTAACAACAACAGTGGCACAGATGCAGTCACGCTGAAGGACGGCCGTCACCTGCTGGTTTACAACCATACGGGCAACCGCGAGGGCAGCACCAAAGGCGCACGATCACCCTTGAACCTTTCCCTTTCAATGGACGGCAAGCTCTGGGAGGCCACACTTGTCCTGGAGAACGAACCCAACCGAGAATTCAGCTATCCGGCCATCATCCAGACCGCTGACGGGCTTGTTCACATCACCTACACCTGGCGGCGGGAGTTTATCAAACATGTCGTCGTGGACCCGGCCAAACTGACCTGCAAGCCCATCGTGAAGGGTGCGTGGCCTCAATAG